Proteins encoded within one genomic window of Humulus lupulus chromosome 1, drHumLupu1.1, whole genome shotgun sequence:
- the LOC133778023 gene encoding uncharacterized protein LOC133778023: MGSNSNVGQRGRGQNKHYWTPMEDNALIDCLLELSQNPTWRDDCGFKNGYLQKIEIMLETKLQRSRLKVSPHIESHIKTLKGKYCCLTKLLSLSGFGWDNEHMMLLCEKSAFDEWVKKCKDASGFYGKPFPYYYKLAEIYGQDRATGTNAGDADDDEEEIRQEDTIGVDFGVDDNIADRGDDEEIDEFDGVSYTQHPSNMRNRSTESTTSAQQRNKNKMSKVMDDMSANIGALAESVSEIVPKLQGLINALLNDKEVADMQANLYTELSKIDSLTAIQCNKATNMLAEKPSLMLVFYAMSDEVKMQ; this comes from the exons ATGGGTTCTAACTCTAATGTAGGTCAAAGAGGGAGAGGTCAAAATAAACATTACTGGACTCCAATGGAAGACAATGCTTTGATCGACTGTCTTCTAGAGTTAAGTCAAAATCCTACATGGCGGGATGATTGTGGATTTAAAAATGGATATTTGCAAAAAATAGAGATTATGTTAGAAACAAAATTACAGCGTTCTAGATTGAAGGTCTCACCTCACATTGAATCTCATATTAAAACTTTGAAGGGAAAGTATTGTTGCTTGACTAAATTGTTGTCTTTAAGTGGTTTTGGTTGGGACAATGAGCATATGATGTTATTATGTGAAAAAAGTGCATTTGATGAGTGGGTGAAG AAATGTAAAGATGCAAGTGGATTTTATGGAAAACCATTTCCTTATTACTACAAGCTAGCAGAAATATATGGTCAAGATCGTGCTACTGGAACAAATGCTGGTGATGCTGACGATGATGAAGAGGAAATACGACAAGAGGATACAATTGGTGTGGATTTTGGAGTTGATGATAATATAGCTGATAGAGGGGatgatgaagaaatagatgagTTTGATGGTGTCTCATATACTCAACACCCTAGTAATATGCGTAATAGATCCACTGAGAGTACTACTAGTGCCCAACAacgtaataaaaataaaatgtcaaAGGTAATGGATGATATGTCAGCTAATATTGGTGCATTAGCAGAATCTGTATCAGAAATCGTCCCCAAGCTTCAAGGATTGATCAATGCATTATTGAATGATAAAGAAGtagctgatatgcaagccaattTATATACAGAACTAAGCAAGATTGACAGCCTAACTGCAATACAATGTAATAAAGCCACCAACATGTTAGCAGAAAAACCCTCATTGATGCTAGTGTTTTATGCAATGTCAGATGAGGTGAAAATGCAATAA